The Candidatus Binatus sp. genome contains a region encoding:
- the trbB gene encoding P-type conjugative transfer ATPase TrbB: MGLAAIQSTRLDERLRRELGPAVLAALDDPDVIEIILNPDGTLWLESHGGGMRPAGTKMHAVQAERLIGTVAFALNTVANDQRPVIECELPLDGSRFTGWLPPVVSSPSFVIRKHARLIYTLDDYLAHGIIDANQAEEFRGAVARRENIVLAGGTGSGKTTLANALLHEMVRLGNPNERFIIIEDTLELHCDAPNVMLLHTTVAADLTFLTRTTMRARPDRIIIGEVRGGEALALLKAWNTGHPGGVTTVHANSATAALTRLGSLVQEAGVPPQPDLISQTVNVLAFVMRTPKGRRVTEMVRVEGYDPAFGFKISSIGGPHEVDHR, from the coding sequence ATGGGATTGGCAGCGATTCAATCCACGCGGCTGGATGAGCGGCTCAGGCGCGAGCTTGGCCCCGCCGTGCTGGCGGCTCTCGACGACCCGGACGTGATCGAGATCATCCTCAATCCGGACGGGACGCTCTGGCTTGAATCTCACGGCGGAGGAATGCGGCCCGCAGGAACAAAAATGCATGCCGTACAGGCGGAACGCCTGATCGGAACCGTGGCGTTCGCCCTCAACACCGTCGCGAACGATCAACGTCCGGTCATCGAATGTGAACTGCCATTGGACGGAAGCCGCTTCACCGGCTGGTTGCCACCCGTCGTCAGCTCCCCGTCGTTCGTCATCCGAAAACACGCTCGACTCATCTATACGCTCGACGACTATCTCGCCCACGGCATCATCGACGCCAACCAGGCCGAAGAGTTTCGAGGCGCCGTCGCCAGACGCGAGAACATCGTGCTCGCCGGCGGAACCGGCTCAGGCAAGACGACGCTGGCGAACGCCCTGCTTCACGAGATGGTCCGGCTCGGAAATCCAAACGAGCGCTTCATCATCATCGAGGACACTCTCGAACTACATTGCGACGCGCCGAACGTGATGCTGCTTCATACGACCGTCGCCGCGGACCTCACCTTCCTTACACGCACCACAATGCGAGCGCGTCCCGACCGCATAATCATCGGTGAAGTTCGCGGCGGAGAAGCGCTGGCGCTGCTCAAGGCCTGGAATACCGGCCATCCCGGCGGCGTGACTACAGTGCACGCCAATAGCGCCACTGCCGCGCTCACGCGACTGGGCAGTCTCGTTCAAGAGGCGGGAGTACCGCCCCAGCCGGATCTAATCTCACAGACCGTCAATGTTTTGGCCTTTGTCATGCGAACGCCCAAGGGGCGGCGCGTGACAGAGATGGTTCGCGTTGAAGGCTACGATCCCGCCTTTGGTTTCAAAATCAGTTCGATAGGAGGCCCTCATGAAGTTGATCATCGATAG
- a CDS encoding type IV secretory system conjugative DNA transfer family protein, which yields MRIFEYPTLIVTVVAMIAVHFTRRVGARADDLHGSAHWAGRKEISATGLLDADSGVYVGAWRNGRKTYYLRDSGPSHVLAFAPTRTGKGVGLVIPTLLSWPHSVVVHDIKGENWKLTAGWRQKGLGNLCLRFDPTCTDSTAARYNPLAEIRIGHEEVKDAQNIADMLIDPVGNAPRDHWDLTAHDLLTGVILHVIHAEADKTLAGCLKFLNPPDRDQEKAVQAMIDASHAQEITHAVVAGAAQAVLSKSPNERTSVLSTATRCLTLYRDPIVAANTDASDFSIADLTHHDRPVSLYLTVPPSDLTRTRPLMRLLLAQIAARLTETSPSNEHAVPMCRLLLMLDEFPALGRLDFFQSSLSYAAGYGIKAYLIAQDLSQLYAAYGHDESIVSNCAVRVAYAPNKIETARLISEMAGAATVRHEHRTYSDSRTTVSEPSMQRPLITPDETMRLPEDAALIFAPGSPPIYGTKIRYYLDQEFSARAKLAPPRHSDRVGAVREWPETPASGANHENRCTEEANDRHSTAEPEREQALRDSSKEWLFK from the coding sequence ATGCGCATATTCGAATACCCAACCTTGATCGTCACAGTCGTGGCGATGATCGCCGTTCATTTTACCCGGCGAGTCGGAGCCAGAGCAGACGATTTACACGGTTCAGCTCACTGGGCCGGCAGGAAGGAGATCAGCGCCACCGGGCTGCTCGACGCAGACAGCGGCGTCTATGTCGGGGCATGGCGAAATGGAAGGAAGACTTACTATCTGCGCGACTCGGGGCCATCGCACGTGCTCGCCTTCGCTCCGACCCGCACGGGCAAAGGCGTGGGACTGGTAATCCCAACCCTGCTCAGTTGGCCCCACAGTGTCGTGGTCCACGACATCAAGGGCGAAAACTGGAAGCTCACCGCAGGCTGGCGACAGAAAGGCCTTGGCAACCTCTGCCTGCGATTCGATCCGACATGCACTGACAGCACAGCGGCACGGTACAACCCGCTCGCTGAAATCCGCATTGGTCACGAGGAGGTCAAGGACGCGCAGAACATCGCGGACATGCTGATCGATCCGGTCGGCAACGCCCCCCGCGATCATTGGGACCTGACCGCGCATGATCTCCTCACCGGCGTGATCCTTCACGTGATCCATGCCGAGGCCGACAAGACACTCGCTGGATGTCTGAAATTCCTGAACCCGCCGGATCGCGATCAGGAGAAGGCGGTCCAGGCAATGATCGACGCCTCGCACGCCCAAGAGATCACGCACGCCGTGGTTGCCGGAGCGGCGCAAGCGGTGCTCAGCAAAAGCCCCAATGAGCGAACTTCTGTTCTCAGCACAGCGACTCGCTGCCTCACTCTGTATCGAGATCCGATCGTTGCCGCGAATACGGACGCGTCGGACTTTTCCATCGCCGATCTGACCCACCACGATCGGCCGGTGAGTCTCTATCTCACCGTGCCGCCGTCGGACCTGACGCGGACACGCCCACTGATGCGCCTTCTACTGGCGCAGATCGCTGCTCGGCTCACCGAGACTTCCCCTTCAAATGAACACGCGGTGCCGATGTGTCGCCTATTGCTGATGTTGGACGAATTTCCCGCGCTCGGACGCCTCGACTTCTTCCAGAGCTCGCTCTCTTACGCGGCAGGCTACGGAATCAAGGCGTACTTGATCGCCCAGGACCTGAGCCAGCTTTACGCCGCTTACGGCCACGACGAATCGATCGTCTCGAACTGTGCGGTTCGGGTCGCATATGCGCCTAACAAGATTGAAACCGCGCGGCTGATATCCGAGATGGCAGGCGCGGCAACGGTGCGCCACGAGCACCGCACCTACTCGGACAGCCGGACCACGGTGTCAGAACCCTCGATGCAGCGCCCATTGATCACGCCAGACGAGACGATGCGATTGCCCGAAGATGCGGCGCTGATCTTCGCTCCCGGAAGTCCCCCGATCTACGGAACCAAGATTCGCTACTACCTCGACCAGGAATTTTCGGCGCGCGCCAAGCTCGCTCCGCCCCGACACTCGGATCGCGTCGGAGCCGTTCGCGAGTGGCCAGAGACGCCGGCCTCGGGCGCCAATCATGAGAATCGATGCACCGAAGAAGCGAACGACCGACATTCAACCGCGGAGCCGGAGCGCGAGCAGGCTCTGAGGGACTCAAGCAAGGAGTGGCTATTCAAGTGA
- the trbJ gene encoding P-type conjugative transfer protein TrbJ, translated as MKRKRFFEFLSTIVVVIAWLSFTCLPAHALFGAGDVVFDPTMYASQLQQLQQETQTVLTEAQQLQYMIRNTTGGYAGVWQSSQSMLDELGGIIEQQGGLSYTLSNLQAQFQQQFPGYTVPSNPDQQEAKNIATTLNTLNGTLAAAQLQAQNFANEQAQLTGLEGMNKTAAGNLQAIQVGNEIALQQVQQIQMLRQLVVSMINAQNVAAANAVNRQGAEDASTQQWLGAGPTIPFSVAPTGGQ; from the coding sequence ATGAAGAGGAAAAGATTCTTCGAATTCTTGTCAACAATCGTGGTCGTCATCGCTTGGCTGTCGTTCACGTGTCTTCCTGCGCACGCTCTGTTCGGAGCCGGCGACGTGGTGTTCGATCCGACGATGTATGCGAGCCAGCTTCAGCAGCTTCAGCAAGAGACTCAAACGGTCCTTACCGAAGCGCAGCAGCTCCAGTACATGATCAGGAACACCACCGGCGGATACGCAGGCGTGTGGCAATCAAGCCAGTCCATGCTCGACGAACTGGGCGGGATCATTGAGCAGCAGGGCGGACTTTCTTACACGCTCAGTAATCTGCAAGCGCAATTCCAGCAACAATTTCCCGGCTACACGGTGCCATCCAATCCGGACCAACAGGAAGCAAAGAACATCGCCACCACCTTGAACACCCTCAACGGCACTCTGGCAGCCGCTCAATTGCAGGCGCAGAATTTTGCCAACGAGCAGGCGCAACTCACCGGGCTCGAAGGTATGAACAAGACCGCTGCGGGAAACTTGCAGGCAATCCAGGTGGGCAACGAAATCGCCTTGCAGCAGGTGCAGCAGATTCAGATGCTGAGGCAGTTGGTAGTCTCCATGATCAACGCGCAGAACGTAGCTGCTGCGAATGCGGTCAATCGGCAGGGCGCCGAAGACGCCAGCACCCAGCAGTGGCTTGGTGCCGGCCCGACCATCCCATTTTCAGTGGCGCCGACCGGCGGCCAATAG
- a CDS encoding conjugal transfer protein TrbE: MFKEFRNLRRQSDRLGGFPDLLNYAALIDPGIVLLKDGSLLAGWRYSGPDLNSASPEEMTALVHQVNAGLARLGDGWMMNVDLIRKPSVGYPEAGAFPDPVTALIDHERRLHYTEEGQHFESRFALTLTWTPPTEMQSRAAGLLFQGRRATDWEETLDLFRRSLAENEDALSARLLMQRMDDVALLSHLNSCITARPDPVRPPAEGNFLDVLLGNHEFHAGFQPMLDDIQIRLIGLTGLPLHSWPEVTAFLDELAIPYRWSTRFIFLDAAEAERALRIQRRNWFQKRHGLSGMIKQVFSNGASQSFENKDALAMAEDADDALAEASSNRVRFGYYTSTIILMDENRLAADSNAREIAKQLQHHGFPAVIEHVNANEAYLGSLPGHGYRNVRRPLIHTRNLADLMPTTNVWPGEEINPCPFYPENSSPLCYAATTGGTPFRLNLHVGDVGHTLIFGPTGAGKSTLLGLLIAQFFRYPDAQVFCFDKGLSAFVLTKAAGGDHYDLGESEISFCPLANVNDDNERMWAQDWLETLLNLQGVTLLPQHRKAIWRALKLLGDSGSDARTITDLVRLLQDQTLRDGLDFYSLHGPMGRFLDADNDVLGSSRFQTFEIEALMAMGEKVLLPVLTYLFHRIDQRLDGRPTLIVLDEAWVMLANGAFGAKIEDWLRTLRKKNAAVVLSTQSLVEVANSPQRDVILESCPTKILLPNPEAQNPVTADLYRKFGLTSRQIDMLSLAIPKRQYYYLSPAGRRLFDLGLGPATLAFIGSGSKPDILQARQLIAKHGDCWASEWLRVRGFGDWAEYLGRICARVEAPGRPLLSTNRVPPLYTNGTANQAEINQ; this comes from the coding sequence ATGTTCAAAGAATTCAGAAACCTTCGGCGCCAGTCAGATCGACTTGGAGGTTTTCCGGACCTCCTCAACTACGCGGCGCTGATAGACCCCGGCATCGTTCTGCTGAAGGATGGCTCGCTCTTGGCCGGCTGGCGCTACAGCGGCCCTGACCTGAACTCGGCAAGTCCCGAGGAAATGACGGCTCTCGTTCATCAAGTAAATGCCGGTCTCGCGCGGTTGGGCGACGGCTGGATGATGAACGTCGATCTCATCCGCAAGCCGAGCGTCGGCTATCCGGAGGCCGGAGCTTTTCCTGACCCCGTCACCGCGCTGATAGATCACGAGCGCCGACTTCACTACACGGAGGAAGGCCAGCACTTCGAGAGTCGCTTCGCGTTGACTCTCACGTGGACGCCACCCACCGAGATGCAGTCGCGAGCCGCGGGCCTGCTCTTCCAAGGCCGCAGAGCAACCGATTGGGAGGAGACGCTCGACCTCTTCAGGCGCAGTCTCGCGGAAAATGAAGATGCTCTGAGCGCCAGACTCCTGATGCAGCGCATGGACGACGTTGCGCTCCTGTCGCACCTCAACTCCTGCATCACCGCGCGCCCCGATCCCGTCAGGCCGCCTGCCGAGGGGAACTTTCTCGACGTTCTGCTCGGCAATCATGAATTCCATGCGGGCTTCCAGCCCATGCTGGATGACATTCAAATTCGCCTGATCGGCCTGACCGGCCTTCCGCTCCACTCGTGGCCCGAAGTCACCGCATTCCTGGATGAACTTGCAATTCCGTACCGCTGGTCGACACGCTTCATCTTCCTCGATGCCGCCGAAGCCGAACGGGCTCTTCGCATCCAGCGGCGCAACTGGTTCCAGAAGCGCCATGGACTGTCCGGTATGATCAAACAGGTGTTCAGCAACGGCGCGTCTCAGAGCTTCGAGAACAAAGATGCGCTGGCGATGGCTGAGGACGCGGACGACGCACTTGCCGAGGCGAGCTCGAACCGGGTCCGCTTTGGTTACTATACGAGCACCATCATCCTGATGGACGAGAATCGTTTGGCCGCCGACTCCAACGCGCGAGAGATCGCGAAGCAACTGCAACATCATGGCTTTCCCGCTGTCATCGAGCACGTCAACGCGAACGAGGCGTATCTTGGCTCCCTTCCCGGCCACGGCTATCGGAACGTCCGACGACCGCTCATCCACACGCGGAACCTCGCCGACCTCATGCCGACCACCAACGTATGGCCAGGAGAGGAAATCAACCCGTGCCCTTTCTATCCGGAAAACAGTTCCCCGCTCTGTTACGCCGCGACGACTGGCGGAACGCCGTTTCGCCTCAACCTGCACGTTGGCGACGTCGGCCACACCCTGATCTTTGGTCCGACTGGCGCCGGCAAATCGACGCTGCTCGGCCTGCTAATCGCGCAGTTCTTCCGCTATCCGGACGCGCAGGTTTTCTGCTTCGACAAAGGCCTGTCGGCATTCGTGCTGACCAAGGCCGCGGGCGGCGACCATTACGATCTCGGAGAGAGCGAAATCTCCTTCTGCCCGCTCGCGAATGTAAACGACGACAACGAGCGGATGTGGGCGCAGGACTGGCTCGAAACTCTCCTCAATCTGCAAGGCGTGACACTCCTTCCACAGCATCGGAAAGCCATCTGGCGTGCCCTCAAGCTATTGGGCGACAGCGGATCTGACGCCCGAACCATTACCGATCTGGTTCGACTGCTTCAGGATCAGACGCTACGCGACGGACTCGACTTCTATTCCCTCCACGGCCCGATGGGCCGTTTTCTCGATGCCGATAATGACGTACTTGGCAGCAGCCGCTTTCAGACTTTCGAGATCGAGGCGCTGATGGCGATGGGCGAAAAGGTTTTGTTGCCGGTCCTCACGTATCTCTTTCACCGGATCGATCAACGCCTGGACGGGAGACCGACCCTCATAGTGCTCGATGAAGCATGGGTGATGCTCGCCAACGGTGCGTTTGGTGCGAAGATCGAAGACTGGTTGCGAACGCTGCGCAAGAAGAACGCCGCCGTCGTGCTTTCCACCCAAAGTCTGGTTGAAGTCGCCAACTCGCCGCAACGCGATGTGATTCTCGAGTCGTGTCCAACCAAGATTCTGCTACCCAATCCCGAGGCGCAGAATCCCGTTACTGCCGACCTCTATCGCAAGTTCGGCCTGACCAGCCGACAGATCGACATGCTGTCGCTCGCGATACCGAAGCGCCAGTACTACTACCTCTCGCCCGCCGGCCGACGCCTTTTCGATCTCGGACTGGGACCGGCCACGCTGGCTTTCATCGGATCTGGATCGAAGCCGGACATCCTTCAGGCCCGTCAGCTGATCGCAAAACACGGAGATTGCTGGGCGAGCGAATGGCTCCGCGTCAGAGGATTCGGCGACTGGGCGGAATACCTCGGCAGAATCTGTGCTCGTGTCGAAGCGCCCGGCAGGCCCTTGCTCAGCACTAACCGCGTGCCCCCGCTCTATACTAACGGCACGGCAAATCAAGCGGAGATAAATCAATGA
- the trbL gene encoding P-type conjugative transfer protein TrbL, with the protein MNNLDNIGQTFQWAGQRYMAIMQPFAEKIFLGLVLIEIIITCVHFLADQDEPTRLLAELVKKSLALGFLYAMIVNAPIWFSAIIQGFQQIGGQAAGIPGLSPSSAFNSGLALFQIIYRGFGSLGWFHVTLAALIALIAGLIMFLSFALIAAQMLLALCEAYVGAGGGVLLLGFSGSRWTIKFAEGFLGWIVGVGIKLFFLYLMVGIGLTITAGWNTALIGWTAGDPSLPLTIAGGAMIFALLAWTIPNTAASIVGGAVSLNLSHAFEAAMAGYGLGRILTSQKTAGAESGSSTQGAHSLGASLEAGDRAAANNHGSSASSRPTVRMPASGNVISSPTPN; encoded by the coding sequence ATGAACAACCTCGACAATATAGGCCAGACATTTCAATGGGCCGGTCAGCGATACATGGCGATCATGCAGCCCTTTGCGGAGAAGATTTTTCTGGGTTTGGTACTCATCGAGATAATCATAACGTGCGTGCACTTCCTCGCCGACCAAGATGAGCCCACCCGCCTTCTCGCCGAGTTAGTTAAAAAGTCACTCGCTCTAGGCTTTCTGTACGCGATGATCGTCAACGCGCCAATATGGTTCAGCGCTATTATCCAGGGCTTCCAGCAAATAGGTGGACAAGCCGCAGGTATACCTGGGCTCAGCCCCAGCTCCGCTTTCAACAGTGGGCTCGCACTTTTTCAGATCATTTATCGTGGCTTCGGGAGCCTCGGTTGGTTTCACGTAACGCTGGCAGCTCTGATCGCATTGATCGCCGGGTTGATCATGTTCTTATCGTTCGCCCTCATAGCCGCCCAAATGCTGCTGGCTCTTTGCGAGGCATACGTTGGCGCTGGAGGTGGTGTGCTTCTTCTGGGATTTAGCGGGTCACGCTGGACGATCAAGTTTGCGGAAGGCTTCTTAGGCTGGATCGTGGGAGTGGGGATCAAACTGTTTTTCCTATATCTGATGGTCGGGATTGGACTGACTATCACGGCGGGTTGGAACACCGCTCTGATCGGTTGGACAGCCGGCGACCCATCCCTCCCCCTAACGATCGCAGGCGGAGCGATGATATTCGCGCTTCTCGCTTGGACCATTCCAAACACCGCCGCATCGATCGTCGGAGGTGCGGTTTCGCTTAATTTAAGCCACGCATTCGAAGCCGCGATGGCCGGCTATGGCTTGGGGCGAATTCTGACAAGTCAGAAAACTGCCGGAGCTGAATCCGGTTCTTCAACTCAAGGCGCCCACTCGCTGGGCGCAAGCCTCGAAGCTGGCGACAGAGCCGCCGCCAACAACCACGGCAGTTCGGCCTCGTCCCGGCCCACGGTACGGATGCCCGCAAGCGGTAACGTGATTTCCTCGCCCACCCCGAACTGA
- a CDS encoding TrbC/VirB2 family protein: MKLIIDRIHSRTDQWLSKLSYAIAVVTILWPARALATTGVGTLPWDAPLATIQGDLQGTVAHAATTIAVIGCGLTWTFSEHGTGARKMSAVALGGAAALGATQLMTALFPFAPALF, from the coding sequence ATGAAGTTGATCATCGATAGGATTCATTCCCGTACCGACCAGTGGCTCAGCAAACTGAGCTACGCGATCGCCGTGGTAACGATTCTGTGGCCCGCACGAGCGCTCGCAACCACGGGAGTCGGTACTCTGCCGTGGGATGCACCGCTCGCGACGATTCAGGGAGACCTGCAGGGCACCGTCGCCCACGCCGCGACAACAATTGCCGTCATCGGCTGCGGGCTCACCTGGACCTTTAGCGAGCACGGCACTGGCGCGCGGAAAATGTCCGCCGTTGCCCTTGGAGGAGCGGCGGCGCTCGGAGCAACGCAGTTGATGACGGCGCTGTTTCCATTCGCGCCCGCGCTCTTCTAG
- the trbD gene encoding conjugal transfer protein TrbD — MDTEVQRTLIHQALTRPVLLGGAERRLAILNWLIVAALIFGVGLHLYTVAIATILGTAGHWALRQAAKFDSQLSEVYIRHLHYQRYYPPRAAITAPPAPVHPAVPRLRKY, encoded by the coding sequence ATGGACACTGAGGTTCAACGAACGCTGATCCATCAGGCGCTCACGCGGCCAGTCTTGCTTGGAGGCGCGGAACGGCGGCTTGCGATTCTGAACTGGCTGATAGTCGCAGCGCTGATTTTCGGGGTCGGCCTGCATCTATACACGGTTGCGATCGCGACGATCCTGGGCACCGCGGGTCACTGGGCGCTTCGACAGGCAGCCAAGTTCGATTCGCAACTGAGCGAGGTTTACATCCGGCACTTGCATTACCAGCGGTACTATCCGCCGCGCGCCGCGATCACCGCTCCACCAGCACCCGTTCATCCGGCAGTGCCGAGGCTTAGGAAGTACTAG